The genomic stretch TTCCGGAATgaaatgttggatttttgaATTGTCAGTGTTGCAAGAAGTTTAAATTGAATTCTGTTCACTTTCATGGCAGAAATCTTTGAGACAAATTtctgggaaaataaaataaaatatatctgaTGGCTAGACACTGCAAGAGGTTACGATAgactttatgttgttttgtaatttgggtcAACTCGTCCTTTTCAATAAAGGTTTTAGTTTCACGTCTTTGTTGAATGATTTGTTAAAAGGAATATTTTCTGCATTGAACCCTGTATGTCATCCGCCCAGCAGCCCCATTGCTTTCCGTGTTTTAGAGGCTCATCAGTGTTGCTCCGCCTAACACTGAGTATTACAAGGACTCAAGGGAGTCAGCCTGGATCAGATGACACTGCTGCCGAGATGAGCAGGGCAATAATCCTCcttatctttgtgtttgtacttaaacatatttcatatatatgtCCACACATTGTATAGgcctgcatatatatatatatatatatatatatatatatatatatatatatatatataaataaatatgatgtgTTGCTTGTATTGGCTCTCCTGCACTTTGCACATTTGGGCTGAACGTGGCGaatattttatagataaatacatttaattcacaATGATACAAGTAATGATTGTGCTTATTTGTTTAATGGATAGAAAATTGAATGGAATGACACTTGCAAACATatggctttttatttaattggaATGAATATTGTAACATTAaatcaaagaaaacatgaacaccTATCAACATATCggttttgctctttttttttcttttcttttcttttctttaacaaaTCTATACAACCAACAAATAGGATCTTGAATCAGGcccatttcttttaaatacagaatgaaaaaaaaatgcagaatTCAGAGCAAAACCAGAACAGTATAGACCATGGTGAAATAATCAgacgtatttaaaaaaacaatgtttttgttcattcatttttgaaaaaaaaaaagtacgaaagaaaaacatgtaatgTTAGTGGTAAAATTAGCCTATTTTATAAGGTATCTTTTTTGGTTTCTTTCAGATAACAAATTACTCTATTCACAGAATATAcagtacaaaaaacattttgtttaccaGTTGTTTTTAGGGGGTGCTCATGTGTGGGGCCATTATtataaattgcattttttattattatttctcagTGTTTGACTCATTCACAGTACATGCTTCTAGCCTCCAGACACAGCATATATTCCTGTTGTTTGTCCAGTCAGTCAGGATACTGCAAGCAACCACACAAACAATACAAGAGCAATGCCTTAATCAAGTCTAGTCTCACGAGCAGATTTCTTTACAAAAAGATATTTTTTCACCCCGATCAGTCAaaagctgtttatttttgttttgttttggtgaattttattttattttacaacagaGCCCACCCCTGAATACTGCTGTTAATCACAAAGTAGATGAGAGAAGACTGGGTGGGCCCTTTTAATACTGCATACCCCTCACACATTATGAAGGGCTTTCTATACACACCTGTGGACTGAAAAATCTTTGGTCAACATTAGCAGTATGCAACAACCAGAACAGTTAAGACAGATCATACTTAACACCATACAATAACTTATTGGTCAAGCTCACAACAATATAGCTTTTCAACAAAGACTATTTTTGAAGACCATTgtccaaataaacaaagtgacacATGTAGAGGTTAAATCACTACTGCTTTTGATCAATACATTATACACAGCTTCACAGGGAAGATGTAAACATCTGAcaacaaaaacaccagaaaaaaTAACTTGCATGATACAGTTACATGGCTCAACTCTCACTTGGACGACACATGGACAAATTCAGTTCatacaaataactttttttgaGGTCTAAACTGGGCTGTAAGGCAAACCAATGCAAATAAATCAGTTCTGCattacaacaaaatatttaGTGTCATTAAGGTCGCATTTCTCATCGTTTGAAAGTAGagtatgtttctgtttttctttatatgtTGACTTGTAaacacagacatactgtatgtgtgtaaagctTTATCGATGTTTTCCTTGCAGAAAAAGCGATTTGTCATGAAAGCAAGTTGCATTTACCACAACAAATTAACTCCTTATTATacttttgtttctctcctttttgCCAAATTATGACAACATGATGGACACGGTATGGAATTTAAAAAGTGCTAATTGGTGAGCCTTCTTTAGGTgcccaaaaacaacaacaacaacaacagcaacaacaacaacaacaacaacaatacaaagacAATTTGAACAAAGGAAATCAGTCATGTTGGCATATGAGCTCAAATCCTTACTCCTGGTCTATTGTGGCACCTGAGCTAACAGCCAGGTTCCTGTGAAGGTTTGGGTTCTGGCTGTGCCTGTTTCTGCTTCGCACAGAGGAGAAGGATGTATCACAGCCAGGGACTTTACACTTGTGAAGCAGTCGCAGATGGACAGTCTTGTAATGAGCTCTGAATGTGCCCTTATTGCTGTAGACCTTTTGGCAGACGTGGCAGGTTATCGGAGATCCACCCCCACCTCCCTGAAGCCCGGATTGTCCTGCCCCAACACAGCCCAGGGTTCTCTCTCCCCCGAGTGTCAACTCCTCGCCCCCAGGCCTCCCCACGCCAATCCCATCGCAACTTTCATCACTGTCTTCCATGGGGAGtgtctcctcatcctcttcaatCCCTGCCCCTTCCTCACTACCGACACCATCTGAGTCCCAGGTAGATAAAGCATTGCCAATGCCTCGAGGTggggcagaggaggaggtgctCAGGTCAAGGACTGCCCCATCCTCCCCACTTCCaccaccttctcctcctccctctcctaaTCCCTCCATTTCTCCTAGGGGAGATGCCTCAGCACTGTTTGGTGCGGTAGACATTTTGCTCATTGGGAAAACCAGGCCCATACGATTGTGTCCTCGGAAGATGACGGATGTCTGGCTGGTTGGGTCTCGATGGGGTAGATCTCTGTCCCGCTGGTCTTGGTAGTAGTCCTGGCCAGCAGAGTCTCTGTCTCTACAGTGGGACGAGGGCAAGTAAAGGGTGTTGGCTGGGCTGAATGTGTCTTTGGTCAGCAGCTTGTGGTGCAGGTTCAAATTTGCACTGTGTCTGTAGGTAAATGAAAAGAATCAATGAAATTAATTATACACCACATGTTGAATGTCCTTTTTTAATATACCTTAAAATACCATATACTATCTTATTGATATGATCAACTGACCTGGCCCTGTTCACCCTAAAAAGCCAAAGCACTAGAAATGATGATTGAGACAACAGTTATTTTGCCAACTGCATACTGCTTTTTGCCATTTGAACTAAACTAGAGCAGCTGATTTCCATTTTAGATATGAGCTGTTGCTCCTTCAGAAACAGTAAAAGTTACAGGCTTATGTCTCTTAGCAAACATGATAACCTGCActtcaataataacaaaatatgatTGCCTCTAACCTGTCTCGGCTCCTGCGGGAGGGAAAGGCAGCATTGCAGCCGTCCACTGTGCACATGTGCATCTCCTTCAGGTGAACATTTTGGTAGTGCATCTTGACGCTGTAGGGGTTCCTAAAGGTCTTACAGCAGATCTCACAGTTGTGTGGCAGATCAGCGTTGGGGTCGAGGTGAGACAAACGTAAGTCACCGTAGTCGTCTAAACAGCCATCCGATCCCTCCGTCTCACGATCTATGAGTTGGAGAGCGCCCCCATTAGTCAGCCTGCGCTCACCCTCATCCCATTTGAGCTCTGAGTTCTTGTCAGCTGCATGCAGTGAGTTGACATGCTCCATGTCCTCCATTTCTTCATTGCCATTGGGTTCCTGACAGAGTAAGTTGTTGTCACAGTGATTCTCCATCAGTCTGTCTTCGAAGGGGGAAGATGCACAAGTGATGACCCCTGTTTCAGCTTGCCTTGGCCCATTATCTTTGTCCTCCCTCACTGCCATTTCTTTATCTAAAGTTTGGTCCAAAATATGCTTGGCCCCttccctttccttctcttcGCCAAAGTAAGCCCCTCTCGCATCCCCCTCCACCACAGCTTGTCTTTCGCACTTATGCCCTTCTGCTTGGCTTCCGTCACACTCTTCTTTGTCCCTAGCCTGTAAAGGAGCATCTTCCTCAGAGCTACTCTCCTTATCCATTTGCTCATCTCGTTCCATCAcctctttctctatctttatTGGCATGCTTGACTTTCGAGACTTTTTCTTTGGTATGGGGTCTGTTATGCAGGATTCAGAGACTGAGATGTGTTTAATAGATACAGAGGACGATAACAGAGGAAGGGAAGGTAATGTTCCTGGGGTGTTGGCAAGCTCTGCCGGGGTTACCAGGCTGCGGTAGAAAGGAAGGACTGGTTGTACTGTTTTTAAGTTAGGGAAGAGGATACCACTCTGGCCCATGCTGGGGAACGAGCTGCTGTGGAGTTTAGAGCCAGTGTCTACATGGCTCACCATGTAGCTGGGCACTGACTTATGGCTTTCTGCAGAGCAGACAGGGATGGGGGTTCCATATTCAGACCTATTCTCTCCTTGAGAGCTCTCATCGCCAGACAAGCTGCCCCGTAGGTCTTTGTCCCGGTTGTTACGGTTCATAGGCATGTGCAGCCGCGGGTTGGGGTTGGCACTATGGCGATTGCGACTGCGCAGCGAGCTGAACACCATGTTGCAGCCCTCAATGGTACACTTGTGCTTAATCTTCAGGTGCACTGCGTTGTAGTGGATTTTTAGTGTGCCTTTGTCGTAGAATGTCTTCTCACAAGCGTTGCAATATACACGACCTTTCTTCAGAGAGCATACTCCACCTCCTGAGCCCCCTCCACCGCCGCAACCATTCCTGTCCAGGGAGCGCAGCTTTCCCTCAGGTGACATCTGTGTTACATCACAGCTCATTGAGGGTGTGCACGGTGTGGAGGGTCCATCTGAGTAGTTGTCACTAGTGGAGAAGTCCTCTGCCTCTATCTTTGTGGTGGTGGAGAGGCTGTCCATTGGTTTGTCTACACTTCGGTCTAGATCAACAGTGAATGAGACAGAGCTGGAACCTAGCAGGCTGCTCTCTGTAGggtgagaaagagggagagggttGTCCCTCCCTAGACCATCACAACCTTTATCATCTCGTCTCTGACTCAGTTGCTCCATTGACCCACGGCATGGTTGCTGATGTTGCTGGTGCTGCTGTGGCCCTGTTGGTGAACCCAGAAACGGTGCAGGAACAGAGCCTAGCAGCTGGAAGGGCAGCATGAAGGCCATGCTGTTGACAAAGTTCTCAAAGTGGTGCATGCTACTGCTGCTCAACTTATCGATTTTGGATGTAGAGAGGTTGGCAGCAGTGCGTGGGGTGTTACGCTCAATGAAAGTGCGGATATCTGAGTTGGTGCGGGTGCTGGGTACCAATACAGCCTGGCCCTCCTTGTCCTGCAGAGCCATCAGCTCCACTATGGACTTGGTCTCGCCAAAACGCAAGAACTGCTGGAGTGTGGCAATCTCCTCCTCGAACGTCATAATGGCCCACCGGTCCAGCACCTTCCCTGCTACATCCTGAAGACAGGACAGGAAGAAAGGGAAGCGCATTACAGTACAGGAAAGGGGAGCGGGCAGGGGTATGAAATAGATTAAGAAGGAaagggaaaatgaaaaaaagagaaaggagagagattCATTAGCATTAAAAGTGTCTGCTGGGTTGCTCATACATATTCACAGAGTGGGTCAGGTGACACACCCTATAAAGCAGACTGGCAGGGCAGCTAAATAAAGGAATCAGATTGAGTGATAATGCAAGTGGGCAGTGCAGAACCCTGAGAACCCTcattacaaagacacacagtgtTTCATCTTGCAGGTCATTTCTCTTCATTTAAATCATGTGGATTTACTCACTCTGCATCAGCAGAAGCAGACATAgaacacacacccactcacacacacacacacacacacacacacacacacacacacacacacacacacacacacactcacacacacacacacacacacacacacacacacacacacacacacatacacacacacacacacacacacatcctggtCAGAACATGCATACAAGCAGACACGTACACTCATATACACACTCCCAAAggcatgcaaaaataaatacatgcacaaatgtaccacacacatacacacatatagacacaccAGTAAGGGAGGGGTGATCAGAGGGTGGCTCACATTGATCAAGCACGTCCTCTCTCCCTTTGCCCAGCAGTAATCACATGTGAGTTTGGGTGTCTTTGAAAGTGAAGAGCGGCTTCGTGCCGTAACCGTGATTAATATTTCATCACAGAGCATTCATTGGGCGCCTGTCGAGGATTCTGACTCTACGTTCGCCATTAGATGAGCTAACATGAATTAAATGCAGCCCAAGTTGAATACTTGATGATGTACTAATCGAAGATAGAGCTTGCACTGACATACTGCCTGCAGCCCAGGCCTCAGCCGGCTTGGCTCCGGCTTGAGAGGAAATCTGAAGCAAAAGACATAATATTTACAAATCTACCCAGCACAGTTTGGAGACCTCCCCGAGCTGGTGGTACCACAGTAACAAGCAGGCCGCACAAGCAGGGTACCAAGAGAGTTCATGGCATTGGTCGCTACATCACATACACATCTCTCCAGTTTTCATGCATGCCTAacccctcttcttcctccttatCTTCCTCAGAattccgtctgtctctctcttcatatACTCTCGCTCACTCATACTCTAAATTTTAGAGTCGCATGTTGGCGTCCAGGCTGTTTTTAGAGGCTTTCAAAATAATTACACTACATACAATGTTGGACttgttttgatatttaatgaaatagttcaacattttgggaaatagttTGTAGATTCAGATGTGTAGATTAATCAAATTTtataaagaagaaaagtgtTCAGAAGCCCACACTGGTAAAATCCTAACAACATGtagtgttaaacacagacatacCTGCAGCACGTATCCTCGTATGTAGTCCTGCAGTGTCCAGTCAAGTGCGTTGAGGATCTGGATGACCTCCTCCTGCTTGAGCACAGAGAAGAGGCGGTCCAGGAGGATCTTGAGGCGGATAGGGATGGCTTGGGTACCATATAGCATCAGGCTGCAGATATCGAACACAACGTTGGAGTGCACAATCTCCACCTGGCTGCTCTGGTATATGTGGTGCACCTTCAGTTTACTCAGGGCTGAAATACACACATCAGATTTTACTGGATTAGATTTTGTGATTGGGACTGAGCAAAAAGAAACgacaagttttaaaaaaaaagtcttatGGGAGGCTATACAAGCTGATATACAATTTATAAAtgttagaaatataaaaaagtaaattataataaataggTGTAATATGGGACAAAAGCAAAATGTATATATGACTATTGACATGGTTTGCAtgtgtataaaacatttaaataagaacATCACAGTTTGCTGGAAAGCAGACAAGTTAGACATGTGAttgatatgaaaataaaaaaaactgtatgagcaataaataataaataaaagaacgttatttaaaataataaaatacactgTAGCTGGTTATATTTCTTCATTTAATGAAAGAAATTATAAACACTGCAAGCTAACTATGGAATGTATGATGAAATGGAatgtaaactaaactaaatgtctTATGGTATCACAATTACTATGTAACTctaaataaaatactgtataatgcctcagtgcaaaaaaaaaaaaaaaaaaatcacataagaAAAATAGTTAACGtcaattgtaaaataataatgcaCAGTTCAACATTTGAGGGGAATGCTGCTTAATTTCTATGATATTCAAGTATATTTTTGCAGAGTAAAATGTGTGTTCATAATCAGCAAATCAGTTTGTAAACAAAATTTAGGTGACAATGATTCATGCAGCACTTACATTAAATGAGTGGGAAAAGTACACTATGTTTGAGGTTTATAGTATAAttactgtaaacacactgtTGCTGAGAGGTTGAATAAACTACaccctttttaaatattttacacacCAGCATTAATAATTCCACAGTGTAACGCTTTTATTCCAAATGATGgtacttctttaaaaaaaaaacatttgttaatttGTAAATGCTTTCTATGCATGCAGACACTGTGTATTTCATTTCCCCAGATTTTGAGATATCTCTTTGAAATTCCTGTCTCACCACAATACAGTGGAGATGAATGGACTTTATTTTGTGGTGCTCACAGTAATGGGAAACTAAATTTAAAAATTCAACATTAATATCCAGAGGTGTGCACTTATTGGACTTAATACAAATCAAAACTTTACTTGGACCTTTTGACTTGACCAAAGCTTTAAAAGTATGTCAGGTATGTCCTGACAAAGGTTATACTTTGAATCAGTCCAACAGCAGCCAATCAGGCTTTGTGAGCAGGAGGTAAAAGGTGTGTTTGTCAGCGcagaccaacagacagataATAGATACCTCAGCTCATCAGATACTGATGAAGACTCTGCTGTggtcaataaaaaaacagacgGCAATATGCAACACATACAGCtcaaaaattatatttttgtgtcACAATAATAAACCATCAAGcctgtcatttttattttagatactATACAAgatctaaataaaaataaaaatagcatcAATTATTTCTGTAAATTTCAGGTCACTTAATAGTGACTTATATCAATAACTGTATTCCACCTCTTAAACAGGTGTCTCAGTCACTGTGGATAATAGACAGATCACACTGTCAACGTTTTTAATTAAtgggaattacattttttaaaagaaaggttTCTGTTGAATTTTATTAATGGCAGAAAGTCACAGAAACTCCAAAACCGGGACAAATGAAAGTTAAACTCATCCAATGTTAGTGGTGAGTGAGAAAGCAGCTATtgcactgaaaataaaactcCATAATACATGTGTTCTTGGAGAGAGCCTCAGTTAAATGTCTTTGCATCAGACAAAGTAAAAACAGTGAGCTGCTCTTACCATGTGCTACCCAGCCATGCTTGCAGTTTTCACACTGCCTCCTCTTCAGCTTCCCAGGCTTGAAGCTGTCACAGTTACAGTTCACCAAAGTGCAGCAGATAGCCTgttaacacaaaaacacacagttttTCCTTTTCTAACGAGTACACACAAAGAATTATTCCTGTTTTTTACACATAGTACACTCCTATCATGGACTGGGAATTGCTGACCTCTTCAGAACTTGATTATCATCCTAAATATCCCCCACgtttataaatacaattcacACATTCAatccaaaacaaatatatattcagtattttCTTCTTCCAACACTTTTATGAAGCAGCTGAAGCCTATACTGACTAAATTATTTAAACCCCAAGACACACAATTTTCTTTTAGCTGCAGCATTTCATAAAATGAGAATCTTGCGGATGTCTTGTATTAATTTGTTCACATTTGACCAAATTCAGCCAGACATATTTGATAGTGTTGAGATCTCGAGTAGAAGCGGAGCTGCTAGTGGAGCTGGCAAGTGTAAAAGGTTCAAGTTCCATTTGGGCAGCTCACATTTCTAAATTCCTAACATCAGAGATAagatattattaatgttatgcctttttaaaatatgttgtatCGTTCCATAGGTATAATATCTTCAAGTGTTCACATTTGTATATATCCAGGAATGCAACATAAAAGCACTAAACCAAAATATGGTCATCTTGTCGTTCTATGACTGTGCAGGCGGGGAAGTGTCAGAACGTGTGCGTGGCCGTAGCTCTGCTTCTCTTACACAGCTCCATGAGAAATGTACAACCGTCGAGTTGCCCACGGACACCAAAAGAAACAGCATATTTGCCTTAAATTGCCTTTTACCTTTATGTATCACTCATTTCCTGGTTTGCCCTGTAAGAGCAGCGTtagcacaggtgtgtgtgtgtgtgtgtgtgtgtgtgtgtgtgtgtgtgtgtgtgtgtgtgtgcttgtgtgtcaaTAGTGCTGCAGGTCAGGTCCTAACTACAGTAACGTAAGGTCTCGTACACACCTGGACCACCTAAACCCTCTTAATAAATCAATGCctaaggcacacacacacacacacacacacacacacacacaacacacacacacacgcacacaacacacactcacacacacacacacacacacacaacacacacgcacacaacacacacacacacacacacacgcacacaacacacacacacacacacacacaccacacacacacacacacacacacacacgcacacgcacacaggtcAGAGGACTGAGTCCATTAGCTGCTAATGGGTTTTATCTTTTCAGGATAAACATGCAGAAAAGCAGAGTAAGTGGACAGGCACATGGAGACTCAAAGTGAGGAGTGAATGGTAGTAATGAGTCAAGTTTTCTGCGTAGCTGCTGACTTGGCAGTGACCCGGGGTAGAGGACTCCAGCACACTGATACACTAAAAATGTCTCTCTCCGCcttatacaaaaaataataatttacacaCCAGGAACTGAGGGGAAAGCATCATCAGATTTATGATCAAAGCCAGTGTTGTTAGTGCTACATGCTGAAAACCTTGGAGTGGCTGCGCTACgccacctctctccctctgcatctATAATGCATGATCAGTGGGGTTTGGGTATACATGAGCGGCATGCTTAGCTCCTCGCTGGATCTCATTCCCTCTCCACGAGCGGAGAAGGAAGAAAAGTGTGGGTGGACGGATGGGTAGgggacctcctcctcctcctcatttagTCAACCGCTTGGTTCTGCGCTCGAGGCTGGGCTTGTCCTTGAGATCTGAGATCACATTATTTCACCTTACAATAACCTCTCATCATTAGGACGGATAAACTGACCTGAGATGAAGGTGGCGGCAGCTACCTGGCCTTGAAACACAGCGTGGCAGCTCCGGCCTTCAGTCCCATGACATCcatttgctttgcttttctctctaTCTAACTCAGCCTTCTCAGGACAGTGGTGAGGTGTAAAAACCCCTCTGCTCATCTCTCAGCGACATAATCCCATCATTACAGAGAACCAAGAACCAACACTGCCCAATTAGGCTAATCCCATCCCACTGTGGGTGCATAcacacctcctgctgctgctcccccTAATATACATCTCAATCAGGTGCCCCTGCTTGCTCACCAGCCtgtaacaccccccccccccctccccccacacacacacacacattccaatGCACAGTGTGCTCCAGGTCGTTTATCTCAATTAGTGATTAATTTCATGAGTTCTTAAGAAgtagaagaataaaaagaagaagaagaagaagaagaagaagaagaagaagaagaagaagaagaagaagaagaagaagaagaagaagaagaagaagaagaagaagaagaaatatggCAGCGCCGGGCAGGCCAAGACAGCAGTGGCTCTTGGTGACCGAGCCTCCCcaccatctctttctctttcctgttGTCACAACAAAGCCACGGTTGTTCGCACGCATCACTGAAGTCGATGACAAGAAGACTAATTGCACAAAATGATGCGGCTGGGTCAGTGTTTTAGAAGCCAAAGCTAACACACTGTGGTTTCTTTAGATCAGTGGTGTATAACAGTGTAGCTACACATCAACCCCagcacctccacacacaccttgaATACATTACACATGCCACGAATTTGCATTTCTGTAGCACATGATGTGGCCAGGGATTTGTTCAACTAAGACATAAGAAAAAGGCTTTTAATAGTAATGatattgcaacaaaaaaatagaACTGCTTTtattaatacatgttttttattcttcattattacttttttatataCCAATATATACCATATACCAAATGTAATCTCTGTTCCAGTGTGAGCACAATACTTACAAACTATGAAAGTAGGAAACTTGCATTAAGCCTGAAAGGCTAAAAATGAGCCGCAGTAATAATGTGGAGACTAATAAGTAATAAGAGTGTATCaacatttgtattaatgtttattaatatttattattattcattcttgaccttggaaatagtaacttaataaaaaaaactgttaaatAAGGTCCTGCATTTTTTCAGAGCTTTGATTCTCTTCTCAGAGTTTTGCATCTGCAGATGAAGACTGTGCGATGCGCTTTGAAAGCCCCGGAATTATCAAGTGCATTTAATTTAGGACTAGTACTAATTTTGAAAAGTGAGGCGgaattaaatactttaaaaaacatgtctgtgaatgtaacagaagaaaacagatccTCTCTGGGTACTATGAACCTATACAGCCGTGGTCTCTCTGCGTCTCTTAATCTCTGTTATTTCTCTATGTGTAAGCATTTGTAAGGCACTGGGAGCTCTATTTTCTTTAATTCTAATTGAAAACATATGCAGTCTCCTTGTGTATGTGTTACCACCAgcagtgtctctctgtttgttacATTTCAAGACATTTTGCTAGAGAAAGACTACGCAGCTCAGAGGTCAGGCTGTGTGGGACAGTTAGATGGAGGCCATGAAGGGAGGTTAAACTTTAACCTGCGTACATCATTTCCATAGCAAATTTAACTCTTATATTGATTGACAGATTAGATTAGAATTGattaaaatcattaataatTCAACCCAGCTCTTTCTTGGctatataaaaacagagacagaaactgaagtaaaaaaaataaaaacctatgTTCTGTCTGGTCAAAGTGGAACatcatcttcacacacacacttacacgcaCACAAAATGAAATGGTCCTTTCTGGctcttaaaataaaatcctgCCATATGTCCTGAATAGCCACAGTGCTTAAGAGACTCAGCAGAAGTGAGCAGCTGCTCGGACAGAGACAGTTCGGGGATGGACGGGGACTTGTTGGCCTAATGTGTTGGAAAACTAATCAATTAGCAGCAGCCTGGCACGAACTGACACTCAATGAGGAAACAAGTGGTGCTGGTGCCAAAGAGTAAAAACAACAGGCTAATCAGCAGCTCCGAGCAAGAGGGAGACTGGCGCACAAGGGAAAGCAGATCACATTTTAGTATCAGCCGTTAATCAGTTAACAAGAGAATTATGGCACAAGGGAATCAAAGGAAGTGA from Cottoperca gobio chromosome 3, fCotGob3.1, whole genome shotgun sequence encodes the following:
- the bnc1 gene encoding zinc finger protein basonuclin-1 isoform X2 encodes the protein MDIQAICCTLVNCNCDSFKPGKLKRRQCENCKHGWVAHALSKLKVHHIYQSSQVEIVHSNVVFDICSLMLYGTQAIPIRLKILLDRLFSVLKQEEVIQILNALDWTLQDYIRGYVLQDVAGKVLDRWAIMTFEEEIATLQQFLRFGETKSIVELMALQDKEGQAVLVPSTRTNSDIRTFIERNTPRTAANLSTSKIDKLSSSSMHHFENFVNSMAFMLPFQLLGSVPAPFLGSPTGPQQHQQHQQPCRGSMEQLSQRRDDKGCDGLGRDNPLPLSHPTESSLLGSSSVSFTVDLDRSVDKPMDSLSTTTKIEAEDFSTSDNYSDGPSTPCTPSMSCDVTQMSPEGKLRSLDRNGCGGGGGSGGGVCSLKKGRVYCNACEKTFYDKGTLKIHYNAVHLKIKHKCTIEGCNMVFSSLRSRNRHSANPNPRLHMPMNRNNRDKDLRGSLSGDESSQGENRSEYGTPIPVCSAESHKSVPSYMVSHVDTGSKLHSSSFPSMGQSGILFPNLKTVQPVLPFYRSLVTPAELANTPGTLPSLPLLSSSVSIKHISVSESCITDPIPKKKSRKSSMPIKIEKEVMERDEQMDKESSSEEDAPLQARDKEECDGSQAEGHKCERQAVVEGDARGAYFGEEKEREGAKHILDQTLDKEMAVREDKDNGPRQAETGVITCASSPFEDRLMENHCDNNLLCQEPNGNEEMEDMEHVNSLHAADKNSELKWDEGERRLTNGGALQLIDRETEGSDGCLDDYGDLRLSHLDPNADLPHNCEICCKTFRNPYSVKMHYQNVHLKEMHMCTVDGCNAAFPSRRSRDRHSANLNLHHKLLTKDTFSPANTLYLPSSHCRDRDSAGQDYYQDQRDRDLPHRDPTSQTSVIFRGHNRMGLVFPMSKMSTAPNSAEASPLGEMEGLGEGGGEGGGSGEDGAVLDLSTSSSAPPRGIGNALSTWDSDGVGSEEGAGIEEDEETLPMEDSDESCDGIGVGRPGGEELTLGGERTLGCVGAGQSGLQGGGGGSPITCHVCQKVYSNKGTFRAHYKTVHLRLLHKCKVPGCDTSFSSVRSRNRHSQNPNLHRNLAVSSGATIDQE
- the bnc1 gene encoding zinc finger protein basonuclin-1 isoform X1, yielding MTMAEAICCTLVNCNCDSFKPGKLKRRQCENCKHGWVAHALSKLKVHHIYQSSQVEIVHSNVVFDICSLMLYGTQAIPIRLKILLDRLFSVLKQEEVIQILNALDWTLQDYIRGYVLQDVAGKVLDRWAIMTFEEEIATLQQFLRFGETKSIVELMALQDKEGQAVLVPSTRTNSDIRTFIERNTPRTAANLSTSKIDKLSSSSMHHFENFVNSMAFMLPFQLLGSVPAPFLGSPTGPQQHQQHQQPCRGSMEQLSQRRDDKGCDGLGRDNPLPLSHPTESSLLGSSSVSFTVDLDRSVDKPMDSLSTTTKIEAEDFSTSDNYSDGPSTPCTPSMSCDVTQMSPEGKLRSLDRNGCGGGGGSGGGVCSLKKGRVYCNACEKTFYDKGTLKIHYNAVHLKIKHKCTIEGCNMVFSSLRSRNRHSANPNPRLHMPMNRNNRDKDLRGSLSGDESSQGENRSEYGTPIPVCSAESHKSVPSYMVSHVDTGSKLHSSSFPSMGQSGILFPNLKTVQPVLPFYRSLVTPAELANTPGTLPSLPLLSSSVSIKHISVSESCITDPIPKKKSRKSSMPIKIEKEVMERDEQMDKESSSEEDAPLQARDKEECDGSQAEGHKCERQAVVEGDARGAYFGEEKEREGAKHILDQTLDKEMAVREDKDNGPRQAETGVITCASSPFEDRLMENHCDNNLLCQEPNGNEEMEDMEHVNSLHAADKNSELKWDEGERRLTNGGALQLIDRETEGSDGCLDDYGDLRLSHLDPNADLPHNCEICCKTFRNPYSVKMHYQNVHLKEMHMCTVDGCNAAFPSRRSRDRHSANLNLHHKLLTKDTFSPANTLYLPSSHCRDRDSAGQDYYQDQRDRDLPHRDPTSQTSVIFRGHNRMGLVFPMSKMSTAPNSAEASPLGEMEGLGEGGGEGGGSGEDGAVLDLSTSSSAPPRGIGNALSTWDSDGVGSEEGAGIEEDEETLPMEDSDESCDGIGVGRPGGEELTLGGERTLGCVGAGQSGLQGGGGGSPITCHVCQKVYSNKGTFRAHYKTVHLRLLHKCKVPGCDTSFSSVRSRNRHSQNPNLHRNLAVSSGATIDQE